In Fodinicola acaciae, the following proteins share a genomic window:
- a CDS encoding copper resistance D family protein, translated as MTRDDTLHAFAVLLHVTGYLALAILAGGLLFVSALWPAGARDPRTRLILTSSVAVGVASAIGTVLLAAQYATSGPAIEDVLTAPFGRVAAASGLLWLLAAVVVVAVLQRGERAVRSLPWRAGALAVAFGLLRATGMSGHSNETAEAGLSIVADFLHLAGVSAWLGGLTVLSVGLLPRRRADEIGDVAPKFSRFAMVSVLAIVASGLIMAWQIVGSVGALVGTAYGHLLLTKLAVFALVLLAAMMSKHWVENRLSAVISRHASAAVRPFVLSVGAETVLAVAVLVAASVLVTASPGH; from the coding sequence GTGACGCGCGACGACACGCTGCACGCGTTTGCGGTGCTGTTGCACGTGACCGGCTATCTCGCGCTGGCCATTCTCGCCGGCGGTCTGTTGTTTGTCTCGGCATTGTGGCCCGCGGGCGCGCGCGATCCGCGTACCCGGCTGATCCTGACGTCGTCGGTCGCGGTCGGCGTCGCGTCCGCGATCGGTACGGTCCTGCTGGCGGCTCAGTACGCGACCAGCGGTCCGGCGATCGAGGACGTACTCACCGCGCCTTTTGGCCGGGTCGCAGCGGCTTCCGGCCTGCTGTGGCTGCTCGCGGCGGTCGTCGTGGTGGCGGTCCTGCAGCGCGGCGAGCGAGCCGTACGGTCACTGCCGTGGCGCGCCGGCGCGCTGGCGGTCGCCTTCGGACTGCTGCGCGCCACCGGAATGTCCGGCCATTCCAACGAAACCGCCGAGGCCGGTCTGAGCATCGTCGCGGATTTCCTGCATCTGGCCGGAGTCAGCGCCTGGCTCGGCGGCCTGACGGTCCTGTCGGTCGGCCTGCTGCCGCGCCGGAGAGCCGACGAGATCGGTGACGTCGCGCCGAAATTCTCCAGGTTCGCGATGGTCTCGGTGCTGGCGATCGTCGCCTCCGGCCTGATCATGGCCTGGCAGATCGTCGGCTCAGTCGGCGCGCTCGTCGGCACCGCATACGGCCACCTGCTGCTGACGAAGCTGGCCGTCTTCGCGCTCGTCCTGCTCGCCGCGATGATGAGCAAGCACTGGGTCGAAAATCGGCTTTCCGCCGTCATCTCGCGACATGCGTCCGCCGCTGTCCGGCCGTTCGTGCTGTCGGTCGGCGCGGAGACCGTGCTGGCCGTCGCCGTGCTGGTGGCGGCGAGTGTCCTCGTCACGGCCAGTCCCGGCCACTGA
- a CDS encoding cupredoxin domain-containing protein: MSRHEKIATARRKLPAVVAAAGVLVAVLSLLGLQAEAARTDHSRLSANGSTLAAPATNPAANTAARPKVSHSVEIKNYAFSPTSLTVAEGDTVTWTNLDTAPHTVTVTSGPVTFDSGNLQKGQSFSYTFGKAGTYAYYCAVHPDMKASVTVTGATTPPSSPPPTTGPPASASPTPSMSMPPPSSGCAGLDAAAHAFLQHFYAAHLEPSLGQQIGDILNVDQYVKTHTVLIENMIKPLVGGSDQALAVFLQHVYAAHLEASPNQQVSDIANLDQYVKTHTVLIENMIKPLVGSDLSSC, translated from the coding sequence ATGAGCCGACACGAGAAAATCGCGACGGCCAGGCGGAAACTGCCGGCGGTCGTGGCGGCAGCCGGAGTGCTCGTCGCGGTGCTGTCGCTGCTTGGCCTGCAGGCCGAGGCGGCGCGTACGGACCACTCGCGGCTGTCCGCGAACGGCAGCACCTTGGCCGCGCCCGCAACAAACCCAGCCGCGAACACGGCCGCGCGGCCGAAGGTCAGCCACTCGGTGGAGATCAAGAACTACGCGTTTTCGCCGACGTCGTTGACAGTCGCCGAGGGCGACACGGTGACCTGGACCAACCTGGACACCGCGCCGCACACGGTGACAGTGACCAGCGGACCGGTCACGTTCGACTCGGGCAACCTGCAGAAGGGACAGTCTTTCAGCTATACGTTCGGCAAAGCCGGCACGTACGCGTACTACTGTGCCGTCCATCCGGACATGAAGGCGAGCGTGACGGTCACCGGCGCGACCACTCCGCCGTCATCTCCCCCGCCGACGACCGGTCCGCCAGCCTCAGCGTCGCCGACGCCGAGCATGTCGATGCCGCCGCCGAGCAGCGGTTGCGCCGGCCTCGACGCGGCGGCACACGCCTTTCTGCAGCATTTCTACGCGGCGCATCTGGAGCCGTCGTTGGGCCAGCAGATCGGCGACATCCTCAACGTCGACCAATACGTCAAAACACACACGGTGTTGATCGAAAACATGATCAAACCGTTGGTCGGTGGCTCCGACCAGGCGTTGGCGGTGTTCCTGCAACACGTGTACGCCGCGCATCTGGAGGCCTCGCCAAACCAGCAGGTCAGCGACATCGCCAACCTCGACCAGTATGTCAAGACGCACACGGTGTTGATCGAGAACATGATCAAACCCCTGGTCGGCAGCGATCTGAGCTCCTGCTGA
- a CDS encoding cupredoxin domain-containing protein — MRKLLILAAVCWLAFPVTPAAAATHSVSMRQYAYAPAALTITAGDTIRWTNYDTAQHDVTITNGPVSFHGPLIGKGQSWTYTFGTAGTYSYVCSIHPDMKARIVVRPKAVVSSATPAPAPARPRPSASASPAVVAPSASMPMVATPAPDSASLSPLLIVAGISVAVVVFCLLLMSSRPTPSFTSHRELDDTAVLPKDER, encoded by the coding sequence ATGCGAAAGCTGCTCATTCTCGCCGCGGTCTGCTGGCTGGCATTTCCGGTCACTCCGGCGGCCGCCGCGACGCATTCCGTTTCGATGCGGCAATACGCGTACGCGCCGGCCGCGCTGACCATCACGGCCGGCGACACGATCCGGTGGACGAACTACGACACGGCTCAGCATGACGTGACGATCACCAATGGGCCGGTGTCGTTTCACGGTCCGCTCATCGGCAAAGGCCAGTCGTGGACCTACACGTTCGGCACGGCCGGCACCTACTCCTACGTCTGCAGCATCCATCCAGACATGAAGGCGCGGATCGTCGTGCGTCCGAAAGCAGTCGTCAGCAGTGCCACGCCAGCACCGGCGCCAGCGCGGCCGCGGCCGTCCGCCTCAGCGTCACCGGCAGTCGTGGCGCCGAGCGCGTCGATGCCGATGGTGGCCACCCCGGCGCCGGACTCCGCGAGCTTGAGCCCGCTGCTGATCGTGGCCGGCATCTCGGTCGCGGTGGTGGTCTTCTGCCTGCTGCTGATGAGCTCTCGACCGACGCCGTCGTTCACCAGCCATCGCGAGCTGGACGACACCGCCGTGCTGCCGAAGGATGAGCGCTAG